A window of Variovorax paradoxus genomic DNA:
GCCCGACATGGGCACCGCCGCCGTGGCCGACCGCTTCCGGCAGATCGAGCCCAAGGTGCTGATCGCGGTGGACGGCGTGCACTACGGCGGCAAGCCGCTCGACCGCAGCGCGGTGCTGCAGGAGCTGCGCGGCCAGCTGCCCAGCGTGAAGAAGCTGGTGCTGGTGAAGTCGCCGTTCGCGGCCAACGCGGTGCCGCACGACATCGACTGGTCGCGTGCCATCGGCCGCTACGACGACGAGGTGAACGCCTTCGAACCCGAATGGCTGCCCTTCGACCATCCGATCTGGATCGTCTACTCCAGCGGCACCACAGGCCTGCCCAAGCCCATCGTGCACGGGCAGGGCGGCATCATCCTCACCATGCACGCCTGCGGCCTGCACAACGACGTGGGCGCGAGCTACGGCGCCAACAACCTGGGCGAGCGCTACCACTGGTACAGCTCCACCGGCTGGGTCATGTGGAACTCGCAGCTCTCGGGCATGGCCTTCGGCGCCACCATCTGCATCTACGACGGCAACCCGGCCGGCAGCAAGGAAAAGCCCGACTGGAGCGTACTGTGGCGCTTCGTCGCGCGGCACAAGGTCACCTTCTTCGGCGCAGGCGCGGCCTACTTCACCAACTGCATGAAGGCCGGCCTCGTCGCCAGGGACTGCGGCGACCTGTCGGCCGTGCGCGCGCTCGGCAGCACCGGCTCGCCGCTGCCCGAGGAAGTGCAGCGCTGGGGCTCGCGGCAGATTCTCGACGCGGGTTCGAGCGAGGTGTGGTGGTGCAACATCTCCGGCGGCACCGACTTCTGCGGCGCCTTCGTCGGCGGCAACCGCGACCTGCCCGAAGTGCCCGGCCAGATGCAGTGCCGCGAACTCGGCCACGCCGTGGAGGCCTGGAACGACGACGGCCAGCCCGTCATCGGCGAGGTTGGCGAGCTGGTGTGCACCCAGCCCATTCCGTCGATGCCGCTGTACTTCTGGGGCGACGAAGGCAACGCGCGCTACCTGTCGAGCTACTTCGACACTTACCCGGGCGTCTGGCGCCACGGCGACTGGATCAGGATCGGCACCGACGGCGGCTGCATCATCTACGGCCGCAGCGACGCCACCATCAACCGCCAGGGCCTGCGCATGGGCACCAGCGAGATCTACAGCGCGGTCGAAGGCCTGCCCGAGGTGCTCGACTCGATGGTGGTCGACCTCGAATACCTGGGCCGCGACAGCTACATGCCGCTGTTCGTGGTGCTGCGCCCGGGCGTGGCGCTCGACGACGGCATGCGCGCGCGGCTGAACAACGCCATCAAGACCTCGCTGTCGCCGCGCTTCGTGCCCAACGACATCTTCCAGGTGCCGGAGATCCCGCGCACGCTCTCGGGCAAGAAGCAGGAACTGCCGATCAAGAAGCTGCTGCTGGGGCAGCCGCTGGAGAAGGTGGTCAACCGCGAGGCGATGGCAAACCCCGGAAGCCTCGAGTGGTATGTGGCCTTCGCCGCGGAGCGTGCCTCCGCATAATGGGCGGATGAAAAGACGTACCAGCCTCCTCATGTTTTCCGCCGTGGCAGGCGCTTCTTTGCTGGGTGCCTGCGCGGCGCCTTCGTCGTCCGGACCCGCTGCCGGAGCCTCTCAGCTGCGGGTGACCGGCACCGTTGCCTACCGCGAGCGCATCGCGCTCGACCCCGCGGCCGAGGTCGTGGTGCAGCTGCTCGACGTGTCGCGCATGGATGCGCCCTCGACCGTGCTGGCCGAGCAGCGCTTCAAGGCCGACGGCAGGCAGCCGCCGTTCGCCTACGAGCTGAAGGCGGATGCGGCCCGCATCGATCCGCGCATGCGCTATGCCGTGTCGGCGCGCATCTCGCGCGGCGAGCAGCTGCTGTTCATCAACGACACGCAGTACTCGGTGCTCACGCAGGGCAACGGCACCAGCGCCAACCTGGTGCTGGTGCGCGTCACCCAGTCGCCGCGCTGAGGCGGGCGCTAAGAAGTCATCAGTTCGTAGAGCACCAGCGGCGTCTGGCGGCCGCGCAGCTCCACGAGTTCTTCGATGCGGCGCGCATGCAGCCGGCCCTGCAGGCCCGCGAACGTCACCTCCGACATCAGCACCTGCGTGCCCAGCTGCTTGTTGATGCCCTCGATGCGGCTCGCCACGTTGATCACGTCGCCGAACGCGGTGTACGACAGCCGGTCGTTCGAGCCCAGCACCCCCGCGATCACCATGCCCGTGTGAATGCCCACGCGCGTGCGGAATTCGGGCAGGCCCTGTTCTTCCCACCGGCGGTTGAGCTCGTCCATTTCCACATGCAGCTCGAGGGCCGCCAGGCAGGCCTTGTACTCCGCGTCCGGCAGGTCGGCGGGCGCACCCCACAGCACCATGATGCCGTCGCCGATGAACTTGTCGACCATGCCGCCGTGCCGCGCGAACACCGCCGTCGCGAGGTTGAAGTATTCGGTCAGCATGCCCACCAGCACGTCGGTGTCGAGCGACTCCGAGATCGAGGTGAAGCCCTCCACGTCGGTGAACGTCACCGTCACCCGGCGCGGCGAACCGCTGGGCGCGAGCGCATGGCCGTCGGCGACCAGCTGGTTGATGACGTCCACCGGCACGAATTTGCTGAAGGCCTTGAGGCTGCGCGCCGAGTCGTCCAGCGCCTGGTCCAGGTGCTGGATCTCGAGCACGCGGCTGGGCTCGCGCGGCAGGTTGTCGAGCTCCAGCAGGCCGATGCGCCGCGCGATGTGCGAGAGGTTTTCCACCGGCGAGGTCACCAGCTTCGACAGCTTGAGCGACATGAACAGCGCGAACGCCAGGAAGGCAAGCGCCAGCAGCACGCCCAGCAGCACCGCATGCCGCAGCTCGCCCAGCAGGATGTCTTCGGGCACCCAGCTCACCAGCTGCCAGCCCGTGCTGTGGATGAACGAGGTCTGCACCAAGTAGTTGTGCCCCTCGTAGGTGAAGGAAAACGCGGTGTCATGGTGGCTGCCCGCGGTGCCGTCGGCCAGCATGCGGGCGTGCAGCGCGCCGAGCGCGCCCGATGGAGCCTCCAGCTTGTGCAGCACGCCCGGGTGGTCGCTGCGCGCGAGCACATGGAAGTCGGCGCTCAGCAGGGCGCTGTCGCCATAGCCGCCGCTGCTGCTGAACTGCTGCACGAATCCTGAAAGGCGCCCCAGCGACACATCGCCCGCCACCACCAGCGCCTGCGTGCTGCCCGCGGCATCGCGGCGCCTGGCCGGCAGCGCGTAGGTCACGCCCAGTTCCTGCGCGGCGGCGAAGACATAGGGCTGCGTCCAGATCGGCCCCTGCGCCTTGCGGGCCTGCAGATACCAGCTGCGCCGCGTCGGGTCGTAGCTGCTGCGAAGGGTCTCCACGCGCTGCGTGGCGTAGCGGTCTTGCGCATCGGCCTCGGCCACGGGCGGCGGCTTGTAGTGCCAGGTCTCGGTGGTGAACGCCGGTCCGCGCTCGATGTGCCGCATGGCGGGCGTGGGGTAGCGCAGCGCCATCAGCATCTGGCCGGCTTCATTCGCCACGTAGATGCTGTCGAGCTCGGGCGATTGCGCCAGCAGCGTCCACAGAAGCTCCGAGGTTCTCTCGGACTGCTCGCCCGCGGGCCGCAGGCTGGGGGCGCTGCCCACCGCGCCGATCACCGACTCGGCCTTCTGCAGGAAGGCCTGCACCTTGTCTTCGGTGCGGTCGTGATTGGCCTTGTGCGCGGATATGCCGATCCGCGACACCAGCCGCTGCGACCCCCAATAGCCAAGCGACACCAGCAGCAGCGACTGCGTGAGCGCCACCGCGCTGACGATGGTGCCCACATCTACCCTGAAGTGCCGCGAGCGCCTGGGGGGCGGCGCCGTGGCGGCGGATTCGAAAGGCGGCTTTCCCGCCACATCCGGATTCCCGGACGAGTTCTTGTTCATACAGCTCCCTGACGACCACTCGAACA
This region includes:
- a CDS encoding acetoacetate--CoA ligase; this encodes MSAPNIPQIRLYQNWLREKHGLSFDSYDALWRWSTTELDAFWRSIWDYAAIQSPTPLASGATVLAERRMPGAQWFPGAQVNYAREVLRHVDAAHAAGMPAIVSDNERGDVREMSWPEMRRQVASVALTLRALGVRRGDRVAAYMPNVPETMVAFLACSSIGAVWSVCAPDMGTAAVADRFRQIEPKVLIAVDGVHYGGKPLDRSAVLQELRGQLPSVKKLVLVKSPFAANAVPHDIDWSRAIGRYDDEVNAFEPEWLPFDHPIWIVYSSGTTGLPKPIVHGQGGIILTMHACGLHNDVGASYGANNLGERYHWYSSTGWVMWNSQLSGMAFGATICIYDGNPAGSKEKPDWSVLWRFVARHKVTFFGAGAAYFTNCMKAGLVARDCGDLSAVRALGSTGSPLPEEVQRWGSRQILDAGSSEVWWCNISGGTDFCGAFVGGNRDLPEVPGQMQCRELGHAVEAWNDDGQPVIGEVGELVCTQPIPSMPLYFWGDEGNARYLSSYFDTYPGVWRHGDWIRIGTDGGCIIYGRSDATINRQGLRMGTSEIYSAVEGLPEVLDSMVVDLEYLGRDSYMPLFVVLRPGVALDDGMRARLNNAIKTSLSPRFVPNDIFQVPEIPRTLSGKKQELPIKKLLLGQPLEKVVNREAMANPGSLEWYVAFAAERASA
- a CDS encoding YbaY family lipoprotein; translation: MTGTVAYRERIALDPAAEVVVQLLDVSRMDAPSTVLAEQRFKADGRQPPFAYELKADAARIDPRMRYAVSARISRGEQLLFINDTQYSVLTQGNGTSANLVLVRVTQSPR
- a CDS encoding adenylate/guanylate cyclase domain-containing protein, translating into MNKNSSGNPDVAGKPPFESAATAPPPRRSRHFRVDVGTIVSAVALTQSLLLVSLGYWGSQRLVSRIGISAHKANHDRTEDKVQAFLQKAESVIGAVGSAPSLRPAGEQSERTSELLWTLLAQSPELDSIYVANEAGQMLMALRYPTPAMRHIERGPAFTTETWHYKPPPVAEADAQDRYATQRVETLRSSYDPTRRSWYLQARKAQGPIWTQPYVFAAAQELGVTYALPARRRDAAGSTQALVVAGDVSLGRLSGFVQQFSSSGGYGDSALLSADFHVLARSDHPGVLHKLEAPSGALGALHARMLADGTAGSHHDTAFSFTYEGHNYLVQTSFIHSTGWQLVSWVPEDILLGELRHAVLLGVLLALAFLAFALFMSLKLSKLVTSPVENLSHIARRIGLLELDNLPREPSRVLEIQHLDQALDDSARSLKAFSKFVPVDVINQLVADGHALAPSGSPRRVTVTFTDVEGFTSISESLDTDVLVGMLTEYFNLATAVFARHGGMVDKFIGDGIMVLWGAPADLPDAEYKACLAALELHVEMDELNRRWEEQGLPEFRTRVGIHTGMVIAGVLGSNDRLSYTAFGDVINVASRIEGINKQLGTQVLMSEVTFAGLQGRLHARRIEELVELRGRQTPLVLYELMTS